TGTCACCAGAAGAGAGACATATGGCTGCTTTGTTGGTTGAGAGAGCCTACATCGACCTGAGGAACCATTGCACAGTTGGTAACGTTTGCTCGTTGCCCGCTTCTGATGTTAAGTACATGCTTGCGGATCATTCACGGGCGAAAGTTTGGACCGTGACTAGCATGACATTTGCTCTCTGGTATGCCTTCACATACACAGATGaaatttcttctttcttcttcttcttcttcttttttgaaaGATCCGGAACAGATGAAATGTGTTAGTTAGATTACTGTTCTCCCCAACATAGTACGTACTTTAACATGCCAATTCTTCTGAACTACTTGCTACAGGGATGCTCGTACAAGGGAGTTGCTGAAAGTATTTGGGATGGATGGCCAAGTTGAGTCAGCAAAGCTAGAGACACCTGTCATGCCAGAGCAACCTATGGAGGAAGAGATCAATCCTAATCCTAAAGCAAAACCttcgaagaaggacaagtcacaaGGTTCTTTGAACTTCTTCCAAAAATCTAGGAATGCTTTAATAGGAGCAGCCGATGCGGTGCGCAGGGTTGCAACAAAGGGGACATTTGTCGAAGATAACCGCAGAACAGGAGCGGTGGCTCAAGTAATGGATGGATCAATCTGGTCAGGATGCACGAATGGCGCCATTATTCAGTGGGATGGAAATGGGAACAGAGTGCAAGAATTCCAGCATCATACTTCTTCTGTGCAGTGCATAAAGGCACTTGGAGAAAGGGTGTGGGTGGGATATGCCAGTGGCCTGATTCAAGTCATGGATGCTGAAGGTAACATTATTGCAGGATGGACTGGGCATAGCTGTCCAGTTATAAGGATGGCAATTGGTTGTTCTTACATTTACACACTGGCACATCATGGTGGTATTCGGGGATGGCCACTAACTTCTCCTGGACCCCTTGACGATATTATCCGAACTGAATTGTCTAACAAAGAGTTGTCATACACTAGAATGGAGAAGATAAACATAATGGTAGGGAGTTGGAATGTAGCACAAGGGAAAGCATCTGCTGAGTCACTAAGATCATGGTTGGGTAGTGTAGCATCTGATGTTGGGTTGGTTGTTGTTGGATTACAAGAGGTTGAGATGGGCGCAGGGTTTCTCGCCATTTCTGCTGCAAAAGAAACAGTATGATACTTGCCTTACCGTCtggtgttcttttttttttgggttcAATTCAGTTAGTTGTGCGTTTCTAGCTTGCTACTTAACGTAGATATAACTATTCGCTATGTTGTTCCATCTTAATTTTCCTAGTAACCATAATTTGTTACAGATCAATACTGAAACATATTTTTCACCTTGGTGTTTCCTGTAATTTAACTGCACTTTAGATACTTTCTGTTGCGTTTTCAAATTTAATAATTGTTGAGGTAGATGTGACTAGCATTTATTTCTGTTTTTGATGAAATAGCTGCCGGGCTATTGAATAGACGCATAAGAATTGTTTTTACAGGAATTAACAGATTTGATCCTCTTTGACCTTTGTGTTGTAATTCACCAATTAGTAGTGTTACATTGGCTTGTCATTGCAGTGCTACCTGTTAAGTTCTCTGAATCACCATTTGACTGAACGTTTCTTTTCATGGTTTCAGGTAGGGCTTGAGGGCAGTGCGAATGGTCAATGGTGGATAGACAATATTGGCAAAGCGCTTGACGAGGGAACATCATTCCACCGAGTTGGTTCTAGGCAGTTGGCTGCATTGCTTATTGCTGCATGGTATTAGCTTGTTGTGAATTAGTTTCTTAGAATTAAACTACAAATCTGCTATCACATAGTGATAAGTTGTTCAATTAACTGTTTGTTTAATTACCTTTCTCATGTGATATACATGACATGGAAAAATTAACTTTTCAAGGGCAAGAAAAAGCCTTAAACCATATGTTGGAGATGTTGAAGCTGCTGCAGTGCCGTGTGGTCTTGGACGTGCTATTGGCAATAAGGTACATGATAAAATAGTTGTGCATGCTTTCAtcaccccacccccaccccccaattgaaatttcattttGTAATGGTATGATCTTATCTCCTTTTGGGAATATCTGTATGTCTTATGTTGGAAGAAATTTTAAAGATGACTACATAAGCAAGGTTTACGGAAAGATAATTCTCATGTACTGTTTAATTCTATGTTTTATGTTCTGTTTCATGTTCAAGTCATGCTCCTCCGTTCTTTTGTTTGTGCGGTGACAATTAATTCTCCTGCAGGGTGGCGTAGGATTGAGAATAAGGGTATATGATCGTAAAATGTGTTTTGTGAGTAATCACTTTGCTGCACATCTGGAAGCTGTGAGCAGACGCAATGCTGACTTTGACCACATTTATCGGACAATGGCTTTCAACAAACCTCATGGATCCACAGGTTCATGTTTCACATTTTTTGAAGTGCCTGTTTTTCTTGGCAGCAAACTATAGGTGTTACAAATACTGTTTTCATACTGAAAAATGTttacataacccttatttttctGTGATGCAGCTTCTGCTACATCTGTCCAATTGCACAGAACAGTGAATGTATGTGTGGATCTAACCTTGAAATTATCAGTAGAAACTATCAAATTATTACTGATGTCCAAATGTTGTGGTGATGCCAGGTCAATGGAAATCAGGTTGAAGAAGTAAGGCCTGACCTAGCAGAAGCTGATATGATTGTATTTCTTGGTGATTTCAACTACCGCCTTTATGGTATCACATATGATGAAGCGAGGGACATGGTTTCACAAAGAAGCTTCGATTGGCTAAGAGAGAAGGATCAGCTTCGTGCAGAAATGAAAGGTGGAAAGGTATTCCAAGGAATGCGTGAAGGAATAATCAAATTTCCTCCAACATACAAATTTCAAAAGCACCAACCTGGTCTTGGAGGTATGTATATGTTGCTGCTTAAAACATTTTGATCTCTTCTCTCTGTTCAACAAGTTATGTAGTTTTTCCCTGACTAACCTAGTAAgttttgtttcttgctttgcATCACAGTGCTGAAAACTGTTTGTCAACTGCCATGTAGGTTATGATTCAGGCGAGAAGAAGCGGATACCTGCTTGGTGCGATAGGGTACTATATCGTGATAGCCGTTCTGTATCAGTTGCTGAATGCTCATTAGAGTGCCCTGTAGTTGCTTCAATCACATCGTGAGATACTATTACACTTCCTTTTCCCCCTTTCAGATGATCGGTAATCCCTTTTATCCATACTGATTGATTTTCTTTTGATAGGTACGTGGCATGCATGGATGTCACAGAGAGTGATCATAAACCTGTGAGGTGTACATTCAGCGTTGATATTGCTAGAGTTGATGAGTTAATAAGAAGGCAAGAGTATGGAGAAATAATTGAATCGAATGAAAAAGTACGCTCTTTGTTCCAAGTTGCTTGTTTTGTTCCAGACACTACAGTTAGCATAAACGAAATCATACTGGAGAATCAAGAGAATGTTATATTCCAAATTACGAATAAATGTGAAACAAGCAAAGCAGCTTTCGAAATCCTATGTGACGGCCAGTCAACCAAGAAGGAGGACGGAACTAAATCAGAGCTTCTTCCAAGGGCATCCTTTGGCTTCCCACTTTGGCTCGAGGTAAGAACTATTGCAAACTCTTGTTTTAACTTCTAGTATAGATCATGCAATGTAACACCTACAGCCTATGATACATTCATGATTAATCAATTGCCGCCAAGTGAAGATATTGATACAAATCAATTTCCCTCCATATGTACGGATATGGTCAAAATATTACTACAATGCCCAAGTGACTGAATATGACACCGAACTACTGAAGTACCTTTCTGATGGCAGGAAACAGTTAATCTGCTGCCTGTCATTTCTGCATTCAAAATTTGTGTTCTGATTTATATTTTTTCTGTCTCACACAGGTCCAACCAGCCGTCGGTCTGATAAAACCAGGTGAAACAGTGGAAATTACACTACATCATGAAGATTTTTACACACAGGAAGAGTTTGTAGACGGAATACCGCAGAACTGGTGGTGCGAAGACACCAGGGACAAGGAAGCCGTTATCAGAATAAATATAACAGGCAGCAGCTCAACGGAAACCAAGACGCACACCATCAACGTCCAACATCGCTGCCCGCCATCATCGGCGCCGCCACCGATGATGAACCAACCGGTGGCCGCCGCGCCTCCGAGCAATGTCCTTGCCAGTGAGGGGCACTCAAAGCGCTCCTCCAAGAAGAGCCAGTCCAAGCACCGGGAACAGCAACAACAGCAGCAGGATTATCCGCAGTTTGGGAGCTCGGAGGTACATGACCTGTGCCGCATGCGGTGCCCTTGAGACCTGTACAAACTACTCCTACATTACTACAAAGGAATATGGATACTGAAGTTCTGTCTAGGAGGTGGGAATTACGAGTCTTAGGTTTCTCACATCGAAGTCCCGGAGTACCCcgcaaaagagagagaaaaatctgGGAGGAGTTACTCCGGTTCTGTACATAGGCTTCACTGGATCAGCTGTCACTCTCATGTAGCCCAAGCAAAGAGTCTAGAGTCCTGAGATAACAGTGCTAATaacttgttgttttattcttgttCCTTATTAAAGAGTCTTCTCTAGATAGTAGAAGCCAGGGATATTtgaacaatgcttgatgtaatatGTTCCATAGAATTACCTTAGGTTTGTTCTCTCTTCACGCAGCAGTTCTAATAATCTTGTACTTCAGACTATTGGCATTGTTAATAAGAAACCAATCCTTCACCCCCTTGAATCATTTGATAATGCTTATGTTATTACCTGTCTATCAGTCTCTTTGGCTTTGGAATGGCTCCGATTGCTTAATGCTAGTGAGTGGTACATGTCATCTGTCTcgatgtgtgtgtgtggtgggggggggggggggggggggggggtggggggggtgggggggggggggcggaagGTGCATTGACACAACCAACTGAAGTAGAGGCAGTTAACATGCAACCGCATCATTCCTTTTTTGACATACAAATTGATGTCCCTTGACCGGTGCCACTAGCTTCAGTATCCACTTCTTAAGAACAAATTGATGTTCTCTTGCCAAACGGAGAGCACTCGAGTGTTGGAACACTCGAttctcctcttcctctccatctACGGCTTCTTCCTCTCTTCTCCATCTCCGACGGGGTTAGAAGAGATTTTTTAGGGGGCAGGCAGGCCAGGCGATGAGAACGGGagaggcggcggaggaggtggCCGGGCCAGGTTAGGGCAGGGCGGCCATGACAATGACGGCGCGGGGAGAGGGGAAAGAGTAGGTCGCCACGGCCGCAGACCCCACTGCGCTGTGGCAGGGCGGTGGGCGGCGGTGGCGCATCGGGAGGAGGAAGAATGTGCGAAGAAAAAAAATTGAGTACTCGGCCCCGAAAACAAAAACACGAGTGTTAATATAGACAGATGCAAATAAAAGGCAACCAAATTTCAAGCGACCTTTATGAAACTCACCCCTAATTCTGTCAAGTAACAGCGGAGCCGGAAGCCCTGATTGATGAATGGATCTCCAAAAAAGCGCACGCAGCGCCGAACGGGCACGGCCCTTGCAACCCCTCTTCTCTTTGGGTTTCCTCCCATTCGTTCCCCCGCCAGTCCGCCGGTCCCCATGGCGCCCAAGGTTCTCATGGTAAGCCACCATTTTCCCTGTCCCAGGCGCCGACTAGGCCACCGCGGTGCTGCGCGGCCGTTAATGGCGACTGCGCTGACCCCACTCTCAACACCTTCTTACTCCTGGTTCCTACCGCTGCAGGTCGCAGAGAAGCCCAGCATCGCGCTCTCCATCGCCTCCGCCCTCTCCGGCGGCCGCGTAAGTTCTCCCGCTGCGCCCTCCGCCACCGAATCCGTgctgatttttttgtttttggtgTCAAATTTGGGCGAGACGTTAACTCCGATTCATTGGGTCGTGTCGAAGGAGGTAGCCCTAACGGCTGGCGCACCGATTAGTGCTGACTCTTCTGACGTGTTGTTAGTTTGATGGGTCGCTGCCTAGTTTTTTCCCTGGGAGCAGTGGCGGAGCTAGAATCAAAATGTAAGAGGACCCATCCAATTCAACGAAGGTTTTTGTTCCAATTCAAGTATTCAATTAAGGGGCTAAGAAATGGATCATCTCTTTTTGTTTTGAAAGATTCATAAGTAGGTTTCTCTATACTAAAAAGGTACAGGCTAGTCATTATCTGTAATACTAGAAAATCATATGaacttttttttgggggggggggggggggggggggggtggtgcgGGGGTTGCAAGAGGGAAATTGTCCCAATAGGCAGTAAGTCAGTAACGGTTTTAGATGCAAGCATGCAGCGCTTGAGGGTCGGAAGCAAGGAATAGAAAAGGCAAATAAACATCCTGCTGGTGCCTACTTGCACTTGCTGGCTTTCCATTGCTGATGAGCCATGACTAGGAAACCCTTGCAGCTTGAGCAGCGCGGGGGCGCGACACTACAGAAGTACGGATTGGGGATTGTAGAGTGCAGCAGCTGGCGAGAGTGGAGCCGGAGTGAAGCAAGTGTGGAGCGGGAGGCTGGTGCCGGTGACATGCACATGCCGGCCAGCCGGTAGGTGAGGTGGCTGCTGGCCGTGGTAGTGCAGTAGGTGCCTGGGTGGTTCTCTTCCCCCAATTGAAAGGCAAAAAACTAGAACAATTGTCGATGTTAAATGTGCTATTGGGCTGACATGCAGCAGACTCACTGAAAATTGTTTCGGCCCATGGCCTAGTTTGCCGACATATAGCTCCGCCAGTGCATGTGAGCTTGAGCTGTGTACTTGGCGACAGCAAACCTGTGATGTCTCATTGATCTCATTGTCTCTGTTGATGTACCTATTAGTTTAATGGAAGGGTCAGGGGTTGTGGTAGGTGGTTGAGTACTGATTGATTTCGTTGTAATGGTAATTGGATTTTCCCAGTGCCATCTGGCAGGGTAAATTAATTTTCTCTGTTTCACCTGATGACCAATGCTTAAGCTCAGTAGCCCTTGTAGTTCTAGAAGAGCCATGCTTAACCTCTGTCCCCTTTAAAAGTGTCTGCACATTTTCAGTTGCTGTTCCAACACTGCTGTCTACTGATATGGGCCAGACATTTTTTCCCCTTTTGAAAAGAACAGTAGGGGAGGCCCCAACtgaaataatattaatattggaACGGTCCAGACTCCAGAATGCAAGTGTTTGACTTGAGAGTTCACTCACATTGTATCCTTTTTTTTTCCAACATTCATGCAGATGTTTACAAGGAAGGGAAGCACAGATGTCCATGAGTTTGACGGAACATTTCAGGGTTCTTATGCAAACTTCAAAGTGACATCAGTCATTGGACATGTCTTAAGGTTCTGCTTTATTCTTCAGTTGTTTTAAGAGTTTTTGTTACAGCTAGATCATTTGAAGTCTGCATATAGGAATTATTTTACATACACATTTCTGTATATCAGTGTTGAATGTTGATATGTACAACAGACATGGTGGGCCAATGCATAGTTGAAGTGTTTATACTGAAACCTACTAGTTATTACTTATTAAACTTTAGCAGGATTTGCATACAGATGTTCAGATGCTTGCAGTTTCTGAACATAAAGATATTTTTGTGTTTTGTTAATCTCTGTCTGATCTTTTCCAGTGTAGATTTCCCCCCTGCATATCAGAACTGGGAAGGAACTGATCCAATGGACCTATTTGAGGCTCCAGTTCTGAGATCTGAATGCAACCCAAAGGTAATGTGTTTATTTACAACTCTA
Above is a genomic segment from Miscanthus floridulus cultivar M001 chromosome 3, ASM1932011v1, whole genome shotgun sequence containing:
- the LOC136546549 gene encoding type I inositol polyphosphate 5-phosphatase 13-like, with the protein product MEPDDEVLKAARAPPQQRRGISYSQPLSRDAASARRAALRNHSLDDEHILPASHSLNYPLHHDPSGIAPMGYHPPLPPHQHHPSASYSSNTRRSAGGVSEGSMTLERAMSEYGGGQGTLPEFVGAGGGKGIFRVPLRAAMHPGRPPPLEVRPHPLRETQAGSFLRSLAADPQRRQLWAGAESGIRVWSLDEVFAEWGAGARRGDEESAPFREGMPAPPALCVVVDRANRLLWTGHKDGRIRSWRMDLDAAATAPAPPAAGAGGDGGSVGGSSHGGGSNNAPVFREALTWQAYGRTPVLSMVVTSYGEIWSGSEGGIIKAWPYDAIAKSLSLSPEERHMAALLVERAYIDLRNHCTVGNVCSLPASDVKYMLADHSRAKVWTVTSMTFALWDARTRELLKVFGMDGQVESAKLETPVMPEQPMEEEINPNPKAKPSKKDKSQGSLNFFQKSRNALIGAADAVRRVATKGTFVEDNRRTGAVAQVMDGSIWSGCTNGAIIQWDGNGNRVQEFQHHTSSVQCIKALGERVWVGYASGLIQVMDAEGNIIAGWTGHSCPVIRMAIGCSYIYTLAHHGGIRGWPLTSPGPLDDIIRTELSNKELSYTRMEKINIMVGSWNVAQGKASAESLRSWLGSVASDVGLVVVGLQEVEMGAGFLAISAAKETVGLEGSANGQWWIDNIGKALDEGTSFHRVGSRQLAALLIAAWARKSLKPYVGDVEAAAVPCGLGRAIGNKGGVGLRIRVYDRKMCFVSNHFAAHLEAVSRRNADFDHIYRTMAFNKPHGSTASATSVQLHRTVNVNGNQVEEVRPDLAEADMIVFLGDFNYRLYGITYDEARDMVSQRSFDWLREKDQLRAEMKGGKVFQGMREGIIKFPPTYKFQKHQPGLGGYDSGEKKRIPAWCDRVLYRDSRSVSVAECSLECPVVASITSYVACMDVTESDHKPVRCTFSVDIARVDELIRRQEYGEIIESNEKVRSLFQVACFVPDTTVSINEIILENQENVIFQITNKCETSKAAFEILCDGQSTKKEDGTKSELLPRASFGFPLWLEVQPAVGLIKPGETVEITLHHEDFYTQEEFVDGIPQNWWCEDTRDKEAVIRINITGSSSTETKTHTINVQHRCPPSSAPPPMMNQPVAAAPPSNVLASEGHSKRSSKKSQSKHREQQQQQQDYPQFGSSEVHDLCRMRCP